A single genomic interval of Festucalex cinctus isolate MCC-2025b chromosome 16, RoL_Fcin_1.0, whole genome shotgun sequence harbors:
- the LOC144004049 gene encoding H-2 class II histocompatibility antigen, E-S beta chain-like — protein MASLARVIGLLFLTFYVADGYLWHLESFCVFNSTDLNNIEYIESYFYNKLELFRFSSTLDKYIGYTEFGIKQAEAFNANPDYIANARHSKELYCLHNIKNEYEAALTKSVKPYVRIHSESSPDDRHTAMLVCIVYDFYPKHIRVTWQRDGQEVTSEVTSTDELRDGDWYYQIHSHLVYTPKSGEKITCVVEHVSLDTPLHVDWNPSLPESEKNKLAIGASGLTLGVVLSLGGFLYYRKKYRGRSLVPTD, from the exons ATGGCTTCATTAGCTCGGGTCATcggtctcctcttcctcacctTCTACGTGGCAG ATGGCTACCTATGGCATCTGGAAAGTTTCTGCGTGTTCAACTCGACTGACCTGAACAACATTGAGTACATCGAGTCGTACTTCTACAACAAACTGGAACTGTTTCGCTTCAGCAGCACTTTGGATAAGTACATCGGCTACACTGAGTTTGGCATCAAGCAGGCCGAAGCCTTTAATGCCAACCCCGACTACATTGCCAACGCGAGACATTCAAAGGAACTATATTGTTTACACAACATTAAGAACGAGTATGAAGCTGCGCTCACCAAGTCAG TCAAGCCTTACGTCAGAATTCACTCGGAATCGTCTCCCGACGACCGCCACACCGCCATGCTGGTGTGCATCGTCTACGACTTCTACCCCAAGCACATCCGCGTCACCTGGCAGAGGGACGGACAGGAAGTCACCTCCGAGGTGACGTCCACAGATGAGCTGCGCGACGGCGACTGGTACTACCAGATTCACTCTCACCTGGTCTACACGCCCAA GTCAGGGGAGAAGATCACCTGTGTGGTGGAGCACGTCAGCCTTGATACACCTCTGCATGTGGATTGGA ATCCGTCCCTCCCCGAGTCGGAAAAGAACAAGTTGGCCATCGGTGCGTCTGGACTGACTCTGGGTGTGGTCCTGTCCCTGGGGGGCTTCTTGTACTATCGCAAGAAGTATCGCG GTCGCAGTCTGGTTCCAACAGACTGA
- the LOC144004050 gene encoding H-2 class II histocompatibility antigen, A-U alpha chain-like, with the protein MKALVFLVLFLHGGVGVASDKYFHTDIKIIGCSDTEGEDFYGLDGEDMWVADFTSNKGIEPQPSFVDHMSYGKDAFSAAVGELITCKRNLNIVRKALKDQPLESDPPSRPIVYPRDEVALGEKNTLVCHVSGFFPAPVKVNWTKNGKRVAGAGSGAGSAYPHKDGSFHQTFRLDFTPAQDDYYSCVVEHPALQQPLATIWVAKVAQPGIGATVFCALGLTVGLMGVAIGTFFLIKGNNCN; encoded by the exons ATGAAGGCGCTCGTCTTTCTTGTGCTCTTCCTCCATGGCGGCGTCGGTGTGGCAAGCGATAAAT ATTTCCACACAGACATAAAAATAATTGGCTGCTCTGACACGGAGGGAGAAGATTTCTATGGACTGGACGGCGAGGACATGTGGGTTGCCGATTTCACCTCCAACAAGGGCATTGAACCTCAGCCCAGCTTTGTGGATCACATGAGCTACGGCAAAGATGCTTTTTCCGCGGCGGTGGGCGAGCTAATCACATGCAAACGAAACCTCAACATAGTCCGGAAAGCACTGAAGGATCAGCCGCTAGAATCTG ATCCTCCTTCTCGTCCCATCGTCTACCCGAGAGACGAGGTGGCGCTGGGAGAGAAGAACACACTCGTCTGCCACGTGAGCGGCTTCTTTCCGGCGCCCGTTAAAGTCAACTGGACCAAGAACGGCAAGCGGGTGGCAGGcgcggggagcggagccggcagCGCCTACCCCCATAAAGACGGCTCGTTCCACCAGACATTCCGACTGGATTTCACACCCGCGCAGGACGACTACTACTCGTGCGTGGTGGAACACCCGGCCCTGCAGCAGCCGCTCGCCACCATCTGGG TGGCGAAGGTGGCCCAGCCGGGTATCGGCGCCACGGTCTTCTGTGCACTGGGGCTGACGGTGGGACTCATGGGCGTGGCCATCGGAACCTTCTTCCTCATCAAAGGAAACAATTGCAACTGA